The Puntigrus tetrazona isolate hp1 chromosome 23, ASM1883169v1, whole genome shotgun sequence genome has a segment encoding these proteins:
- the mipb gene encoding major intrinsic protein of lens fiber b: MMWEFRSMMFWRAVFAEFFGTMFFVFFGMGAALRWTSGPYHVFHTALCFGFAAATLIQSIGHISGGHINPAVTFAYLVGSQMSFFRAFFYICAQCMGAMAGAAALYGVTPNNMRGTLALNTLQPGMSLGMATTVEVFLTMQLVVCVFAVTDERRNGRLGSAALSIGFSITMGHLMGMYYTGAGMNPARSFAPAVIMRNFINHWVYWVGPMIGGAMGAILYDFMLFPRMRGFSERLATLKGSRPPGAENQQETIGETIELKTQTL, from the exons ATGATGTGGGAGTTCCGCTCTATGATGTTCTGGCGGGCGGTGTTCGCCGAGTTCTTCGGCACCATGTTCTTCGTCTTCTTCGGGATGGGCGCAGCGCTGCGCTGGACCTCGGGGCCGTACCACGTCTTCCACACCGCCCTCTGCTTCGGTTTCGCGGCCGCCACGCTCATCCAGTCCATCGGCCACATCAGCGGAGGACACATCAACCCGGCCGTCACCTTCGCCTACTTAGTCGGCTCTCAGATGTCCTTTTTCCGAGCTTTCTTCTACATCTGCGCTCAGTGCATGGGGGCCATGGCAGGAGCCGCGGCCCTGTACGGAGTTACACCCAACAACATGAGAGGCACACTGGCACTTAACACG CTGCAGCCCGGCATGAGTCTCGGCATGGCGACTACAGTGGAGGTGTTTCTTACCATGCAGTTGGTGGTCTGCGTTTTCGCCGTCACAGACGAGAGACGAAACGGACGCTTGGGGTCAGCCGCTCTGTCTATTGGCTTCTCTATCACCATGGGCCACCTGATGGGG ATGTACTACACCGGAGCCGGCATGAACCCGGCGAGATCTTTCGCTCCTGCGGTTATCATGAGGAATTTCATCAACCACTGG GTGTACTGGGTGGGGCCTATGATTGGTGGCGCTATGGGTGCCATCCTGTACGATTTCATGCTGTTTCCCCGTATGCGGGGCTTCTCCGAGCGGCTAGCCACTCTCAAGGGCAGCCGACCCCCGGGGGCCGAGAACCAGCAAGAGACAATCGGGGAGACCATCGAGCTGAAGACTCAGACCCTATAA
- the LOC122328525 gene encoding aquaporin-4: MAIKEELRSRQFWQGILAETLGSLVFVSAVLGSLVPGPDGASPGPIYPALAAGMATVVLGYCFGEISGAQVNPAVTVALLATRKVDVLRAVVYLLAQCLGGILAAGLMYLSLPLKSTAQNYINKVPVEMNAGQALGMEMLATFLLGFTVFSVEDQRRRETNEPGNLAIGFAVTTAIFIAGRFSGASLNPARSLGPAIILGYWEHHWVYWIGPILGAVLAGVSHEFIFAPSASRQKLVACLTCKDIEIVETASVSRSSLSTVTQSAMRNKQSNKLEHS, encoded by the exons ATGGCCATAAAGGAG GAGCTGAGGAGCCGTCAGTTCTGGCAGGGCATTCTAGCAGAGACTCTGGGCTCCCTGGTCTTTGTGTCTGCTGTGCTGGGCTCTTTAGTCCCGGGGCCGGACGGGGCCTCCCCGGGGCCCATTTACCCCGCACTGGCTGCTGGCATGGCGACCGTGGTTCTGGGATACTGCTTTGGTGAAATCAGCGGGGCTCAG GTGAATCCTGCGGTGACCGTGGCTCTCCTGGCCACTCGTAAGGTGGATGTGTTGAGGGCTGTGGTGTATCTGCTGGCTCAGTGTTTGGGTGGGATCCTCGCGGCTGGACTCATGTACCTCTCGCTGCCCCTGAAGTCCACGGCACAGAACTACATCAACAAG GTCCCAGTGGAAATGAACGCAGGTCAAGCTCTTGGGATGGAGATGCTGGCCACGTTTCTTCTGGGTTTCACTGTGTTTTCTGTGGAAGATCAACGCAGGAGAGAAACAAATGAACCAGGGAATTTAGCCATCGGGTTTGCTGTGACCACTGCCATCTTTATtgct GGGAGGTTTTCCGGTGCCAGTCTGAACCCAGCTCGCTCTCTTGGTCCTGCTATAATACTTGGATACTGGGAACATCACTGG gTCTACTGGATCGGCCCAATCTTAGGTGCGGTGCTGGCCGGAGTGTCTCACGAGTTCATTTTTGCCCCCAGTGCGTCCAGACAGAAGCTGGTGGCCTGTCTGACCTGCAAGGACATCGAGATCGTGGAGACGGCCAGCGTGTCTCGCTCGTCCCTGTCCACTGTCACACAGAGCGCCatgagaaacaaacaaagcaacaaaCTGGAGCACAGCTAA